In Quercus lobata isolate SW786 chromosome 12, ValleyOak3.0 Primary Assembly, whole genome shotgun sequence, a genomic segment contains:
- the LOC115970527 gene encoding protein SRC2 homolog, with amino-acid sequence MEMKHLEITMNSARGLKKVNHLRAMDVYAVVTMSSNPQTEQRTPVDKGCGSNPMWNHTMKFTFDEAVAKMNYLFLNIKLKHHGHIRGDKDIGEVLVPVKELLDKAEEGNFVKYLTYQVRESSGKPQGELNLSYRFEDDTPIVTAYPPPHVGTSSSSAYIPSRLNIPQTYNPPQSSTPQSTMGYPSHGRIPPPPPLPEGYPTPPPGLGYHHHGKPQVVQPQQPAGKNSGNNNVGLELGMAVVGGMLGGILMGELVYESDDGASNDPDNTM; translated from the coding sequence ATGGAGATGAAACACTTGGAGATAACTATGAACTCTGCAAGGGGTCTCAAAAAAGTGAATCATCTTCGTGCTATGGACGTGTATGCTGTGGTCACAATGTCCAGCAACCCCCAAACTGAGCAAAGAACTCCTGTGGACAAGGGTTGTGGCTCAAACCCCATGTGGAACCACACCATGAAGTTCACTTTTGATGAAGCCGTGGCAAAGATGAATTACCTCTTTCTCAACATCAAGCTCAAGCACCATGGCCACATCCGTGGAGACAAGGATATTGGAGAGGTCTTGGTCCCTGTAAAAGAGCTTTTAGACAAAGCTGAAGAAGGCAACTTTGTTAAGTATTTGACATACCAAGTTAGAGAATCCTCTGGCAAGCCACAAGGGGAACTAAACTTGTCCTATAGGTTTGAGGATGATACACCAATAGTTACTGCCTATCCTCCTCCACATGTAGGAACGAGTAGTAGCTCAGCTTATATACCATCAAGATTGAATATCCCACAAACTTATAACCCTCCTCAAAGTAGTACTCCACAATCTACAATGGGATATCCTAGTCATGGTAGGATTCCACCACCGCCACCGCTACCGGAGGGATATCCCACACCACCACCAGGGTTGGGATATCATCATCATGGGAAGCCACAGGTGGTGCAGCCACAGCAGCCAGCTGGGAAGAATAGTGGGAATAATAATGTTGGGTTAGAATTGGGCATGGCAGTGGTGGGAGGAATGCTTGGTGGAATTTTGATGGGAGAATTGGTGTATGAATCTGATGATGGAGCTTCTAATGATCCAGATAATACCATGTAG
- the LOC115970528 gene encoding uncharacterized protein LOC115970528, whose translation MSDKRQGRLGTKVYEDSAQIQKSRKLITLEEFFPRKFFQNDSAEAVHTISRCEIQDEKEDVDHDDPKETLSSLEKFQSQVDEVEPLQSPTSPKEVLTRALEEPEIYAPHTNTLQQTQGCYACSPDLTFTDEDLLLGSKPHNRPLYVSGYAREQRIERILVDGGSAVNILPKMTMKRLGFTMEELSHSRLVIQGFNQGGQRAIGLIHLELSIGELKSNVLFHVIDAKTTYNMLLGRPWIHENGIVPSTLHQCFNFFQNGIKKVDADLKPFAETEAHFADAKFYAKEDISSEVLPVEILSMKSKQDEKEHVKFIAKKDISSPKKGPEPFLRYIPLSHRKNGQSPFAECLQPTKDMGRPAKLTMEDVAILKEDHVMPLTSSTNPLPSKPLNGFVRSLQTPIEHGILPSGRTKEWFDPKAYRLLAKTGYDFSKREDLGKLIPEATGEKMHGLSKTQRKMRLEGHEIHIPKTGLGYTPEQPAQIWIKKRSEPSSSQYITVEVGESSNQRKDHSSPHVSVFDRIEASSSRITVFDRLNTTCLTPNRDTLACKSVFDRLGATKRPIDSHSQSSINFDVQGEKKANDEIRSSIPSRMKQESTLSDAEATNEEVDEAPPALEDGGQATVDELKEINLGTVEEPRPTFISALLTPEEEEGYLKLLVEYKDVFAWTYKEMPGLNLSIALHHLAVKKGVRPVKQAQRRFRPELIPQIETEVNKLIEAGFIREVQYPEWIANIVPVKKKNGQIRVCVDFRDLNNACPKDDFPLPITEVMVDATTGHEALSFMDGSLGYNQIRMNPKDEQLTAFRTPKGIYCYKVMPFGLKNAGATYQRAMQKIFDNVLHKYVECYVDDLVVKTKRREDHLADLRSVFTRLRKYQLKMNPRKCAFGVTSGKFLGFIVRHRGIEIDQSKIEAIQKMPEPKNLRELRGLQGKLAYIRRFISNLAGRCQPFNRLMKKDVHFEWDEACSNAFALIKRYLLNPPVLGAPIPGKPLVLYIAAQERSLGALMAQENKEGKERALYYLSRTLNGAELNYSPIEKMCLALFFAIDKLEHYMQAYTVCLIAKADPIKYVLSRPVVSGRIARWAVLLQQYDLAYIPQKAVKGQALADFLADHPVPSDWEFSDDFPDEDVFYIEEMPPWIMFFDGAARREGAGAGVVFVSPQRQILLYSFSLSELCSNNVAEYQALIIGLQMAIEMGIAQLEIFGDSKLIINQILEQYDVKKEDLIPFCKYAKKLLANFEATTLEHIPRKENRQADALANLATALALSQEETTKVAISQRWVVPLVVEEEEEEQANIISVCLVEKEDWRQVIIEYLQHGRLPDDKRHRTEIRRRAARFIYYKDTLFRRSFDGLFLRCLGEEEAKQALEEAHSGICGAHQSGPKLHYRIKRMGYYWPTMVQDSMECAKKCEACQYHANFIHQPLEPLHPTVASWPFDAWGLDAIGPLPKSSGGHLYILAATDYFSKWAEAVPLREVKKETVVNFIRTHLIYRYGVPRYIITDNGKPFYNRLMTELCEKFEFKQYNSSMYNAPANGLAEAFNKTLGSLLKKVVSKTKRDWHERIGEALWAYRTTFRTPTQATPYSLVYGVEAVLPLERQIPSLRIAIQEGLTGEENAKLRLQELEALDEKRLEAQQRLECYQARLSSAFNKRVKPRSFQVGDLVLAVRRPIITTHRTGNKSS comes from the exons ATGAGTGATAAGAGGCAAGGGAGACTAGGAACAAAAGTGTATGAAGATTCAGCACAAATCCAAAAATCTCGAAAGCTCATCACATTGGAAGAATTCTTCCCTAGgaaattctttcaaaatgacTCAGCCGAGGCCGtccacacaatttctcgttgcgAAATCCAGGACGAAAAGGAGGACGTTGACCATGATGATCCAAAAGAGACCTTGTCATCTTTGGAGAAATTCCAATCTCAGGTCGATGAAGTTGAACCCTTGCAATCCCCCACATCACCAAAAGAAGTGCTCACCCGAGCTCTTGAGGAGCCAGAGATATACGCCCCTCATACCAATACGCTTCAACAAACACAGGGATGTTACGCATGCTCTCCAGACTTGACTTTCACTGATGAGGATCTATTGTTAGGCTCTAAGCCCCACAATCGCCCACTCTATGTCTCTGGTTATGCTCGTGAACAAAGGATCGAGCGTATCCTTGTTGATGGAGGTTCAGCCGTTAACATACTTCCAAAAATGACCATGAAACGACTAGGTTTTACTATGGAAGAATTATCACACAGTCGTTTGGTCATCCAAGGTTTTAATCAAGGAGGACAACGTGCAATCGGCCTGATCCACCTAGAATTATCCATTGGAGAATTGAAAAGCAACGTCTTGTTCCACGTCATTGACGCTAAAACGACCTACAACATGTTGTTAGGACGTCCTTGGATCCATGAAAATGGAATAGTGCCATCAACCTTGCATCAATGCTTCAACTTctttcaaaatggaataaaaaaggtCGATGCcgatttaaagccttttgcagaAACCGAAGCTCATTTTGCTGAtgcaaaattttatgcaaaagaaGACATTTCTAGCGAGGTTCTTCCAGTTGAGATCCTGTCTATGAAAAGTAAACAGGATGAAAAAGAGCATGTTAAATTCATCGCCAAAAAGGACATTTCTTCCCCAAAGAAAGGCCCAGAACCCTTCCTCCGGTATATACCATTATCACACCGCAAGAATGGACAATCACCATTCGCGGAATGCCTTCAACCTACAAAAGACATGGGAAGACCTGCAAAGCTCACGATGGAGGATGTAGCCATATTGAAAGAAGATCATGTCATGCCTTTAACTTCATCCACAAATCCTTTGCCCTCGAAGCCGTTAAATGGATTCGTGAGGTCTTTGCAAACTCCGATAGAGCATGGTATTCTACCAAGTGGGCGGACAAAAGAATGGTTCGACCCAAAGGCATATAGGCTGTTAGCCAAAACAGGCTACGATTTCTCAAAACGAGAAGACTTAGGGAAGCTAATTCCAGAAGCCACCGGAGAAAAGATGCATGGCCTTAGcaaaacacaaaggaaaatgcGGCTTGAAGGGCATGAAATTCATATCCCAAAGACCGGATTAGGTTATACTCCCGAACAACCAGCTCAGATatggatcaagaaaagaagCGAACCTTCAAGTTCCCAATACATAACGGTGGAGGTCGGCGAaagttcaaatcaaagaaaagaccatTCTTCACCCCATGTTTCAGTGTTTGATCGCATCGAGGCCTCGTCATCACGAATCACAGTGTTCGATAGGTTAAATACAACTTGTTTAACACCAAATCGAGACACCCTTGCTTGTAAATCAGTCTTTGATCGACTGGGGGCAACGAAAAGgcctattgatagtcattctcaAAGTTCAATAAACTTTGACGTTCAAGGGGAGAAGAAAGCCAATGATGAGATTCGCAGTAGCATTCCTTCACGCATGAAAC AAGAGAGTACACTGTCAGATGCTGAAGCAACCAATGAAGAGGTCGATGAAGCTCCTCCAGCcttggaagatggaggacaagcTACAGTTGATGAACTTAAAGAGATCAATTTAGGAACTGTTGAAGAACCCCGGCCAACTTTCATCAGTGCGCTTCTTACCcctgaagaagaggaaggatACCTCAAGCTCCTAGTAGAGTACAAAGATGTGTTCGCTTGGACTTACAAGGAAATGCCTGGGCTCAATCTGAGTATTGCTCTACACCATTTGGCAGTAAAGAAGGGCGTGCGCCCAGTCAAACAAGCTCAAAGACGCTTTCGGCCAGAGCTTATCCCTCAAATAGAAACCGAGGTCAATAAGCTCATTGAAGCAGGCTTCATTCGTGAAGTACAGTACCCGGAATGGATCGCTAACATCGTCCCtgtcaaaaagaagaatggacaaATCCGAGTGTGCGTTGACTTTCGAGATTTAAACAATGCATGTCCCAAGGATGATTTTCCATTACCCATCACTGAGGTCATGGTTGATGCCACTACTGGTCATGAAGCTTTATCTTTCATGGATGGATCTTTGGGTTACAACCAAATTCGAATGAATCCTAAGGATGAGCAGCTTACAGCTTTCCGTACCCCTAAAGGAATTTactgttacaaagtgatgccctttgggctAAAGAATGCTGGTGCTACTTATCAACGGGCCATGCAGAAGATCTTTGATAATGTACTTCATAAATACGTGGAGTGTTATGTCGATGATTTGGtggttaaaacaaaaaggagggaagaCCATCTGGCAGATCTACGATCCGTGTTCACCCGACTGAGAAAGTATCAGCTTAAAATGAACCCCCGCAAATGCGCTTTTGGCGTAACATCTGGAAAATTTCTTGGTTTCATTGTGAGGCACCGCGGTATTGAAATTGACCAGTCCAAAATTGAAGCTATCCAGAAAATGCCAGAGCCCAAGAATCTACGAGAACTTAGAGGCTTGCAGGGAAAACTGGCCTACATACGACGATTTATCTCGAATTTGGCCGGTAGATGTCAACCTTTCAATAGATTGATGAAAAAGGATGTGCACTTTGAATGGGATGAGGCTTGTAGCAATGCTTTTGCGCTCATCAAAAGGTACTTGCTTAATCCTCCAGTTTTAGGTGCTCCTATCCCAGGAAAGCCTTTGGTGCTGTATATTGCGGCCCAAGAAAGGTCTCTAGGTGCTCTTATGGCGCAGGAAAATAAAGAGGGGAAAGAAAGAGCCCTTTATTATCTAAGTCGAACTCTCAATGGGGCTGAATTAAATTACTCTCCTATCGAAAAGATGTGCCTCGCTCTTTTCTTTGCCATAGacaaactggagcactacatgcAAGCATATACAGTCTGTTTGATAGCAAAGGCGGATCCGATCAAATATGTCCTCTCCAGGCCAGTGGTTTCGGGTCGTATAGCTCGATGGGCAGTCTTGCTACAACAATATGACCTTGCATACATTCCACAAAAAGCTGTCAAAGGACAAGCATTGGCAGATTTCTTAGCTGATCACCCAGTTCCATCTGATTGGGAGTTCTCTGATGATTTCCCGGATGAAGATGTGTTTTACATTGAAGAAATGCCACCATGGATTATGTTTTTCGATGGGGCTGCACGTCGAGAAGGAGCGGGGGCAGgtgttgtgtttgtttctccacaaAGGCAAATACTTCTGTACTCGTTCTCATTAAGCGAACTTTGCTCTAACAATGTAGCTGAATATCAAGCATTGATTATTGGTCTACAAATGGCCATTGAGATGGGCATAGCGCAGCTTGAGATCTTTGGGGATTCCAAAttaattatcaaccaaatcttggagcAATATGACGTTAAGAAAGAAGACCTCATCCCCTTTTGCAAATATGCGAAGAAATTGCTAGCAAATTTTGAGGCCACCACATTGGAGCATATACCAAGGAAGGAGAATAGACAGGCCGATGCTTTAGCTAATTTGGCTACTGCCTTAGCATTATCCCAAGAAGAGACAACCAAAGTTGCTATTTCCCAAAGGTGGGTGGTACCTCTCgtagttgaagaagaagaggaagagcaaGCCAACATCATTTCTGTATGCCTTGTCGAAAAAGAAGATTGGCGACAAGTGATCATTGAATACCTTCAACATGGAAGACTCCCGGATGATAAACGCCACAGGACTGAAATTCGGCGGAGGGCTGCTCGATTCATTTACTATAAAGACACTCTCTTCCGCCGTTCATTTGATGGATTGTTTCTCCGTTGCTTAGGAGAGGAGGAGGCTAAACAAGCCTTAGAGGAGGCTCATTCTGGCATATGCGGCGCACATCAGTCAGGTCCTAAGTTACACTATAGGATCAAACGAATGGGTTACTATTGGCCTACGATGGTACAAGATTCTATGGAGTGCGCTAAGAAGTGCGAAGCTTGTCAATATCACGCGAACTTCATCCATCAGCCGCTAGAACCTCTACACCCAACTGTAGCTTCTTggccttttgatgcatggggTCTTGATGCAATAGGGCCATTACCAAAGTCATCCGGTGGCCACTTGTACATCTTGGCCGCAACTGACTACTTCTCAAAATGGGCGGAGGCTGTACCCCTTAgggaagtgaagaaagaaacgGTGGTCAATTTCATTCGAACTCATTTGATCTATCGGTATGGTGTCCCTCGGTATATCATAACTGATAATGGCAAACCATTCTACAATAGGCTGATGACAGAGCTATGCgagaagtttgaatttaaacaatacaacTCCTCCATGTACAATGCCCCGGCAAATGGACTAGCTGAAGCGTTTAACAAAACACTGGGcagtttgttgaaaaaagtggtaTCCAAGACAAAGCGAGACTGGCATGAAAGAATCGGAGAAGCATTATGGGCATACCGAACAACATTTCGAACGCCTACTCAAGCAACGCCCTATTCTCTTGTCTACGGAGTTGAAGCCGTCCTTCCGTTAGAACGCCAAATCCCATCATTACGGATTGCCATTCAAGAAGGATTGACTGGAGAAGAAAATGCCAAGCTCAGGTTGCAAGAATTAGAGGCGCTTGATGAAAAAAGGCTCGAGGCCCAACAACGCCTTGAATGCTACCAAGCTCGTCTTTCAAGTGCATTCAATAAAAGAGTCAAGCCACGATCATTCCAAGTTGGTGACTTAGTCCTCGCCGTTCGAAGACCTATCATCACAACTCATCGTACAGGCAATAA ATCTTCCTAG